One window of the Pyrus communis chromosome 17, drPyrComm1.1, whole genome shotgun sequence genome contains the following:
- the LOC137723153 gene encoding cyclic nucleotide-gated ion channel 1-like, which produces MNSAESVQKNVSSNDESTDLTSLSGKEILELAKGKRGKRDGGDRSKWSTLSVTIQRYISSTWFEIRYLIRYTLIYLFRIAIIFGPMLVDPLFLYVPIINENIKCLKPDEKLEKIAIVLRLFADLHYLLIIMYRVLRTWWKLSFLEGLLGLHDEIEMPIIPKSPIHNILAILPIPQIVILIFLPTTRESRSLNRMKFLNSLILLQYVARAYPVYRACKEVNRYARENSKELAKEKTIWITGALNFIMYIVASHVLGAFWYFFSVQRKINCWISTCRSENGCELNHLQCHNTTFRNVTLLDDMCPTNPPNAMVHDFGIFGDALQSGIVGTTDFPQKLLMCFSWGLRNLSSFASNLNSSTNAWESVFVISISISGLLLFMYLLGHVQTFMQAITRTSQILQGWGVIFPRIEFMVSEYGLKKGVEFAIWKLVREKLEEDEGLAAENIFSLLPQELQSPLKCHLFLATLTKLEGLENKDRRVLDAIMEDLEPVSYADGTYIIREGEPLDRMLFITQGIALAYKTGTTGGESGSSSTTHIAKGEVYGKELMVWAAKSTPFSGLPISDQTVKSHEKVEVFAIRAARLKRIVSKFPTDFNTEVITMVEMTSNWIFNSKYYYGGNN; this is translated from the exons ATGAACTCTGCTGAATCAGTTCAAAAAAATGTGAGCTCCAATGACGAGTCAACCGACTTAACAAG CTTGTCAGGTAAGGAAATTTTAGAGCTTGCCAAAGGGAAGCGTGGCAAGAGAGATGGAGGAGATAGATCGAAGTGGTCAACACTATCCGTTACAATACAACGTTATATATCTTCTACATGGTTTGAGATAAGATATTTGATAAGATATACATTAATATATTTGTTCCGCATTGCGATTATTTTTGGCCCGATGCTTGTGGACCCTTTGTTCTTGTACGTTCCCATCATCAATGAAAATATCAAGTGTCTCAAGCCGGACGAAAAATTAGAGAAGATAGCTATTGTTTTGAGATTATTTGCGGATCTCCATTATCTACTTATAATCATGTATCGTGTGCTGCGTACGTGGTGGAAATTGAGCTTTCTGGAAGGTCTCCTAGGCCTACATGATGAGATTGAGATGCCCATAATACCAAAATCCCCAATACATAACATTTTAGCTATTCTTCCTATTCCACAA ATCGTAATTCTAATTTTCCTTCCAACAACGAGGGAATCAAGATCTTTAAATAGAATGAAGTTTTTGAACTCACTTATTCTATTGCAATATGTTGCACGAGCTTACCCGGTATACAGAGCATGTAAGGAGGTTAACAGGTATGCACGTGAAAATAGCAAAGAATTGGCTAAGGAGAAGACGATATGGATTACAGGTGCATTAAATTTCATCATGTACATCGTTGCAAGCCAT GTACTCGGGGCATTTTGGTACTTTTTTTCTGTTCAACGAAAGATAAATTGTTGGATTTCTACTTGTCGAAGTGAAAATGGATGTGAATTAAATCATTTACAATGCCATAATACTACGTTCAGAAATGTCACACTTCTAGATGATATGTGTCCAACAAATCCACCAAATGCAATGGTACACGATTTTGGCATATTTGGTGACGCTCTCCAGTCTGGCATAGTGGGAACAACAGATTTTCCTCAAAAACTCTTGATGTGTTTTTCATGGGGCTTACGAAATTTGAG TTCTTTTGCTTCAAACCTCAACTCTAGTACCAATGCATGGGAAAGCGTCTTTGTAATTTCTATTTCGATCAGTGGCCTGCTACTATTCATGTATCTGCTTGGACATGTGCAA ACATTTATGCAGGCAATTACCAGAACATCTCAGATATTGCAGGGGTGGGGAGTCATATTTCCACGAATAGAGTTCATGGTATCTGAATATGGTCTTAAAAAGGGGGTAGAATTTGCAATTTGGAAATTGGTAAGAGAAAAACTTGAAGAGGACGAAGGTCTTGCTGCAGAGAATATCTTCTCGTTACTTCCTCAGGAACTTCAGAGCCCTTTGAAGTGCCATCTCTTCTTGGCTACACTAACGAAA TTGGAAGGGCTTGAAAACAAGGACAGACGAGTGTTGGATGCAATCATGGAGGATCTTGAGCCAGTTAGCTATGCTGATGGTACCTATATTATTCGAGAGGGGGAGCCACTAGATAGGATGCTCTTCATCACGCAGGGCATTGCACTTGCTTACAAGACTGGAACTACTGGTGGCGAAAGTGGCTCGTCAAGCACTACACATATTGCGAAAGGTGAGGTTTATGGAAAAGAACTTATGGTTTGGGCGGCAAAATCTACCCCATTTTCCGGCTTACCCATCTCAGACCAAACTGTCAAGTCCCACGAAAAAGTTGAAGTCTTTGCAATCAGGGCTGCCAGATTAAAACGAATTGTCTCTAAGTTCCCGACAGATTTCAACACAGAGGTTATTACTATGGTGGAAATGACTAGTAACTggatttttaattcaaaatattACTATGGTGGAAATAACTAG